The DNA window CCGGCAAATCTAAAGAACGCCCGGTACTGACCCACGAGCAAGTACTAAAAAATGCTACTGACTACAAAAAACAAGCCAGCAAAATCATCAACTTTAGCGGGAAAAATCCGGCGTCATTAGTTTTCAACAGCAAATGGCTCAGCAAACTAACGTTCAGCGACATCATTAAATTAGCCGGGAATTTTACGGTGCAACAGATGCTTGAGCGAGATATGTTTCAAGAGCGTTTGAAAAATAATCAACCTATTGGTTTGCACGAGTTCTTATATCCATTAATGGTGGGCTACGATTGTATTCAACTTGAAGCAGACGTAGAAGTAGGTGGGAACGATCAGTTATTCAACATTACCGCGGGGCGAACTTTACGCCAAAAGGTAAGTGGAAAATCTAAAGTGGTCTTAACTTGCGATTTGCTAACGGGGTCTGACGGATCGAAAATGAGCAAATCTGCCGGAAACATCATCCCGCTTAACGCGTCTGCTGACGAAATGTTTGGTTCGCTAATGGCGGTGAATGATAAACTAATTGAACATTACGCCAAGTTATGTGGAGATTTTTCGTCCGATGAACTTTCAGAAATTGCGCATCGCTTGAAATCCAATGAAAACCCTCGTGATATCAAGTTAGATGTGGCTCAAAACATCGTCGCAAGATATTATCCTAAAGAATCGAGCGTTGTACGTGAGAAATTCTTATCACGATTTAGTGATGGTAATGCGGGTGAAGCAACATTAATTGAGCTGGACGTAAAAAATTTACCCTTAATGCAGCTAGTGGCGAAGGTTGCTAATGTATCAAATAGCGAAGCGCGCCGACTGATTGTGGGTAATGCGGTTGAGGTTGAGGGCAAGGTGCAATTTGACTTAAATAAACAAATTGATTTGGTGAATCCGGTGCAAATGCGCATCGGCAAGCATCGATTTGTTAAAGTTAAATATCAACAACAAAATTTGTAAAACCCAACGCCCCCTTGTCATTTCGACTCGGGGAGAGTGTCAACTCGACCACGGTGGAGAAATCTTGAGAAAGAATCCATTCCAGTTGTTCTTAGAGATTTCTCCAACCGTTCGTGGAAGCTCACGGGGTCGAAATGACTGCTAAATATAAAGAAGGTTCTGTGATCAAAGATCTAATTTCAAAAGCGGTTGCAAAGGTTGGGTTTAATTGCGAGAACGTTGAGGTTACCCGTCCCGATATAGCGTTTGGTGATTATTCCACCAACGTAGCCTTAAAATTGGCGCCGCAAGTTAAACAATCGCCATTAAAAATCGCCGAAGCCATTGTTGAACAACTAAAAAAGGACAAAGCAATCAAATCGGCCACAGTGGCTGGTCCCGGTTTTATCAATGTTGCAATGGCAGATGACTGGTTGGACCATCAGCTAAATTTGCCGTTAAATGTTGCACCAACTTTGCAAGACAAAAAATACATCATCGAATTTTCCAGCCCAAACATCGCCAAACCAATGCACGTTGGTCATTTGCGCACCACTATTTTAGGCCAAGTTTTGGTGAATTTATTTCGGTCGGCAGGTGCTAACATGGTGGCGTGGTCGCATCCGGGAGATTTTGGCACACAGTTCGGCAAATTAATTGTGGGGTGGCTTAAATGGGGTGAAGATAAAGCGCTGCAAGATCATCCGATAGACGAGCTACTGCGAGTTTATGTCAAATTTCATCAAGAAGCTAAAGATGATCCAAAGTTAGAAGATCAGGCTCGCCAAACCTTCAAAAAATTGCAGGACGGCGATAAAGAGGTGGTGGCGCTTTGGCAAATGGTTTCGCGGCTTAGTCACGAAGAATTTGACCGAATGTACGATAAGTTAAAAATTAAGTTCGATGTTTGGCGGGGTGAGAGCGAATACAATCATTTGCTAGCTCAGTTTGTGGACGATGCGCTTGAGGTAAAAGTCGCGTGCAAAAGTGAAGGCGCTATCATTATCCCACTAGACGAACAAAACTTGCCACCGTTCCTCATTCAAAAATCTGATGGCGCCACGCTTTATGCCACGTCCGACTTGGTTTCACTAAAAGAACGCGCCGACGAGGTAAATCCAGACGAACTAATTTATGTGGTGGGCAACGAACAAACTCTGCATTTTCAACAACTGTTTGCCGCGGCCGAGAAACTAGCTGAAGCGGGTGTTTATGGCGCCGGTTTTGAATTACCCAAATTGACTCATGTTTCTTACGGATTTTTCCGCCTTAAAACCGGCAAAATGAGCACGCGTCAGGGCGATGTGATTCGGTTAGACGAGGTTATAGACGCGGCGGTGCAGAAATGCGATGAATTATTGTTGGCAAAAAATGACAAATTAACAAAAAAAGATCGGGAAGAGCTGGCGCAGACATTAGGATTGGCGGCGGTTAAATACACCGATCTGCAACACGATCGCCACACCGACGTAGTATTTGACTGGGACAAAATGTTCGCACTTGAGGGCAACTCGATTATCTATCTTATATATGCTTATGCGCGGTGCAATTCACTATTAATAAAGTCTACTTCAACTAATGCCGGAGACGGCAATGAGGTCGGCTGGTCCGAAGATGATAAGCAGTTGTTATTTACCTCACTAGAGTTAAACCATGCGGTGCGCCAGAGCATAGAAGAATACGACCCACATCATTTAATCAATCATGTTTATGAGGTGGCAAGCCAGTTTAGTCGGCTATACAGCCACAATGCAATTCTAAACGCCTCGGCAGAAGATCGCGCTCGTCGATTAAAATTAGTAGCCATGGTTAAGGCTCAATTACAATTATTATTTGATCTATTAAATATCGACGCGCCAGAAAAACTTTAAAAAAAATAAGCGGGTGGCCGCGTTTGCGGTCACCCTGGGCACGTCTGATGTTCTTTCGCTCACTCGATTTGCAGGCTATCCGGCCTAATCCGGAGGCGACAGGTCGCCACACTGTGTGGCTTGACCTTGAGGATCTTGCCGACCTTCTTGCCGGCCCTGACCGGATCATCGGCTTTGTTCGCGAAGTCGGCATCAACCCGAACAACGCTTAATGCACCCGTCTGGAAGGTTAGCGGAATGACGACCTCGCCGCCTCGATCCTCTTGAACGGCGAGAGTAGCTGATTTGCCGGAGTTGTCGACACTCGACCACAGCAATTCCGGCGTCACTTCGACGTCATTCAGTCTCCCTCGATCGAGGGTAACCTGCACTGATACGCCCGGGCCATCCTCGATGTCGAACTGAAAGCCGTTTACCTGTTTGACCAGTTGCTGCTCGCCCATCCTGATGTAGAACTTCCCGTTGGCGCCTGGCATCACGCGTCGTTCCACGGACCGTTCGATCACGATGTTCTTGACGCCGGTGTTCCAGACGGCGATGCACTCGACCTTGTCGGTCTGGCTGTCCGCCCGGAATTCGACCGGGATGACGCAGTCCTTGTTTGGGATGTAGCTGAGGACTGCCCCGTCTTCGGTCGTTTGGATCATCGCGTTGGTGGGCGCGCTGACAATCGTCGTCTTGGCGTAAAGCAGCCGTACTTGCACGGATCCTTCGTAGTAATTCGGCACTCGGGTAATCCAGGTGATTCGGCTCACCGTGCCTACTACGATAATAACGATCAAACATACCACCCACCACGGTATCTTGTCAGTGGGTCCCACGTTAGGGGGTCTCACAGCAGTCTCCTTTGTGTTGTCGATGGGGCGCTAGGAACTTGCCCCGAGTTGATGATTTATGTATATCACATTTTATAAAAATAGTCAATAAAAAAACGTGCAACAGTTCACAACTCTGAAATAACTTTTCGCGTTCGAGTTTAGGACGTAAAACGTCCCGAAGCGAGAACGACATCGGTGAAAAGAATAGCTAGTTCTCGGTTTTACCTCGAACAAGAAAAACGTAGACCAGACTTCTTGACCTTCCGAAGCTTTAGCGTATGAGGTTAGTCTGTTTTCTTAATAACACAATAAATCGTGGTCTACAAGAACGAATTGACATCCGGACTCGCTCAAGCAATTTTATAGATCAAATTGATACACGCTATCGCCAACTAGAATCCAGCCGCGTTTGGATTTGGTGGAAATATAACTTTGTTTAATATCACCGAGTGTGGTTTGATACTGCCCGGAGTATTGGCCGTCTTTAGACGCCTCAATAATACGATTTTTGTCTTGAATAAATATTGAATTTCCCGAACTATCAGCAAAAATCCGTGCTGGGGAGTCGAGTCCACTGCCGGGCTCAGGAATCTGAATCGGCCCGAACCCAATTGAATTGCCTTTAGTGAATTTGGATACATCGCCCGAATTAAATAGTAGATAAATGTTGCCGTCATTGGTAATGTCTATTGCGCTAGAGTTGGACAGCGTACTTTTAGCCAAGTATGCGGTAACCGCCGTGAATTTATAGTTGGCGGTGCCGGTAAATTTCCAAATTTGCCCCGAGTCTTTCTCTAGTACATATAGATTTTGCTGATACCACGTTGCCGCTTTAATACCGGGCCACTTCTCGGTTGTGGGTAGCGACAACTGAATTAATTGATTATTATTGTCGGTTAAAATAAGCTGCACTTTATTATCACTGGTTGCAACTAAAATTTGGCGAGTTAGCTCAAACATAGTGAAGTAGGTAATTTTTGCCCCGTTGCTGGCGGAAAAAATGATATCCGGCGAGGTATTTTTACCCAAAATTTGTCGGGTAATTTTGGTGCCGTTAGAGTTTGTGGCAAATAAGTATTGGCCAATTATACCAAACCACGTTGTGTCGCCACTAACTTTGGTTATTACGGTAGGGTTAATAATGGCGGTGTGATTTATTTCCAATAATAACTGGTTATATTTTGTGGTTATCGTTATTACGTCGCTACTGTCTTTGGGCAAGGTGCTTAGAATGTCGTTGGCTTTAACCAAATTTGTCCGAGCTAAGTCTGGATTTGTCTTTTTATTCAGCGTGGCAACATCTAAAAATTTATTAGCATCGGAAATTTTTTGGGTAATGTTGGCGGTAGAAGTGGTGGTGGAGTTTTGATGTTGAGTTCGGTTATATATTGATATCCCCACAATCAGAACCAAAACTAAGGATGAGGCTAATATGGTAATTGGTTTGACTTTATTGAATTTACGCGAGGTTTTAACTATCCAGCTTTGGGCATCAACAAAAATGTGAAACAGTGAATGGCTAATTTTTTGTCCTGATGAGCGTTGCAATTTGGGTGTACCGATCCGAATTTGCGGCTGTGAAGGCTCTTCCGCGTCGCCTGGTTTATATTTCACCGGAATGACTGCCGTGTCTTTATCTGAGCTGTTGGTGTATTGCAGCTCGGTTTTTGGCTCGGTGTAAAATCGCTTGGCTTTTTGATACCCGCTTTTAACACCGCTGAATATCAGTTTGCTTAGATCGGAAGCC is part of the Patescibacteria group bacterium genome and encodes:
- the tyrS gene encoding tyrosine--tRNA ligase, which produces MQKQIEELVTRNVTQIITKDELIKATASGKKLKVYLGVDPSSPDIHLGHAVVLWKLRQFQDLGHHIILLIGDFTAQIGDPTGKSKERPVLTHEQVLKNATDYKKQASKIINFSGKNPASLVFNSKWLSKLTFSDIIKLAGNFTVQQMLERDMFQERLKNNQPIGLHEFLYPLMVGYDCIQLEADVEVGGNDQLFNITAGRTLRQKVSGKSKVVLTCDLLTGSDGSKMSKSAGNIIPLNASADEMFGSLMAVNDKLIEHYAKLCGDFSSDELSEIAHRLKSNENPRDIKLDVAQNIVARYYPKESSVVREKFLSRFSDGNAGEATLIELDVKNLPLMQLVAKVANVSNSEARRLIVGNAVEVEGKVQFDLNKQIDLVNPVQMRIGKHRFVKVKYQQQNL
- the argS gene encoding arginine--tRNA ligase, with translation MTAKYKEGSVIKDLISKAVAKVGFNCENVEVTRPDIAFGDYSTNVALKLAPQVKQSPLKIAEAIVEQLKKDKAIKSATVAGPGFINVAMADDWLDHQLNLPLNVAPTLQDKKYIIEFSSPNIAKPMHVGHLRTTILGQVLVNLFRSAGANMVAWSHPGDFGTQFGKLIVGWLKWGEDKALQDHPIDELLRVYVKFHQEAKDDPKLEDQARQTFKKLQDGDKEVVALWQMVSRLSHEEFDRMYDKLKIKFDVWRGESEYNHLLAQFVDDALEVKVACKSEGAIIIPLDEQNLPPFLIQKSDGATLYATSDLVSLKERADEVNPDELIYVVGNEQTLHFQQLFAAAEKLAEAGVYGAGFELPKLTHVSYGFFRLKTGKMSTRQGDVIRLDEVIDAAVQKCDELLLAKNDKLTKKDREELAQTLGLAAVKYTDLQHDRHTDVVFDWDKMFALEGNSIIYLIYAYARCNSLLIKSTSTNAGDGNEVGWSEDDKQLLFTSLELNHAVRQSIEEYDPHHLINHVYEVASQFSRLYSHNAILNASAEDRARRLKLVAMVKAQLQLLFDLLNIDAPEKL